The stretch of DNA AGGTGAGACGTGAATACAGTAGAATGTACAGATACAGAACTAGTCCTTTCTCACGAGTTCTCTACTCAAGTTTTGCAAATTAAGTAATAATATTCATTATGCTTTACTAGTTTATCTGATGATATAATAGTCATGGTTGTAcatataattacaaaattagAGGATCAAACGAAACTTACACACTACTTCGGTGCCTTTGGGGTCAAACTGACCGCTCTTAATGTTACAATAACGGTTGAAACTTGATACACGAGGTCAAATAGAGCAAAAGCAAATGTATAGTAAGCTTGGCACAAGAGAAGTTTTACAGAAGGAACAAAATGCTTCAGATGGTAGTCCACTAGTCCTTTGACAAAAATAATCTCAGTGGCCCGAAGAAATTTATTGGGACCAAAACTTGAACGTCCTCAGGCAAATATAATTGAGAGCTTAAGCATATATGAATGTGAATTTGAGCGAGGGGTTGAATCTAGACGCAGCCCTTTCACTTGAGTTTTTCCTAAAGTATTGTCACTAAAAAAGGGTATGCTTGAAATGTCACCGCATGAAAGGCATTAACCATCTCATCTCAGATCCATTTCCATTTGCCAAGTAATATATCTTCTTCCAGCTTTCTTCAGAGAATGATTCACGCCGCGCTAGTCTTTGTCTGTCATAAAACAACGAGCAGGGCATATTAGAGAGCGAGCATTTCACTAGAAGAAAAATAGTAGTATACATGCCTTTCTCAGTATGAGAACACATATTTTTGCATTCAACAAGTTATTAATACCGCAATACTCTTGCAATGAATACGACCTGCCCCCATTAATCAAATCATGGTATGTTGTTTACATGACCAATAGATAAGAAAAGAGCTCCATGACGATTAAGCACAGGTTTTATCAATGTTTGTTGTTTGTCTATGGTCATAATCATTTATGATAGTAGAGTTTATCATGTTGTTTAGAAAGTTTTTAAGTTATAAACTTGCTATCATACTCTCCAGAGACAATAAAATATATGGATGGCATGAAAGATGATTTTGGTGAATTGTAAACAAAACTTTATAACAGTTGGTAACAAATCAGGCAACACTATTTTCTAAAGCAGCAATATAATGAACTTGGCTATCTGTCAAATTACCTCATGTAGTAATGGCTCACACTTGCTGCTTCGTCTAAAGTGTAGCGTGGAAGACTAACACGGGCCTCAGCAGGAACATTAGGCAACTGTTGTCGTAGCTTTCCTACTGCTGTTGAATGAGAGAAAGCACCCACCATCATGTCATCGTGCATCATAGATCTGAAAGCATTAACCTGCAAGGATTCCTCACAAAAGGCATATAAGTTTCTTATACAATGCACAGAATGCACCAAAGTGATTAGAAGAATATTAATGGCAAAGTTATTCGTTTCcagtaataaatattaatatagattacatgccacaaaaaatacataattacCATTAACAGTTAAATAACTCTAACTAAACAATGGATACTTACTGTAGCAAGTTCTCTAGCATGTATTGGTCGAGTAGAACGAACAGTTACTGCCTCCTCGTACTCGCTGAATGTAAACCAGCTATTGTACTGGAGAAAAAGCAATAACAATGAATTCAGAAAGTTGTTGGgaattttccaataaatgtCATCAAGTGTTGACAACAATAGGATATGATCAGAAGACTATCGTACTTGATCAATTGCAATGAGAACAGGTATATCTTTCACAACTGATAGCTCCCTCCTTAAATGAACTAACACTCCAACGGCTGCATGGGTGTGCTTGATTCCTGTATCAACAAGGTCAAACAGACTTGAACCCTCAGGCATAGCCATTGTATCAGTGCCGTCTTTCATCCATCCAACACCAGCACCCTCTCCCAAGGGAATGAGATCAAATATTTGGCATGGCAATTGTTTTAAACGGGTTTCGTTAAATTTCAGAAAGTCCTGGACGGGAATAGCGCATGTGAATATTACAATCAAATAGAAATTAGAAAGAACTGCAAATTAAGAATCTGAATAGTATggtaatcttaaaatttacatgCATGAGGAGCATAACAATCAAGACTGAGTACATATAATCAACTAATGATTTAATGACATGGACTTGCTtctctttttttgttttgttttggttTTGAGTCTActgaataattattaatttatctgAACTATTGATTCAAAATTATGTTCAGCATACTTTGGCAGACCATATAAGAACTTCAATACTGAATTAtacaaaaaaatgataaaagatTAAAAATTCTTGCCTTGAGAATTTTTTCAGCTTGAACGGGTGTGTCCCAAAGACCCGTTTGTGGATTTTTATAGAAGAACCCTCCATGCGTCCACTCCCATCCTCTGGGAACATAAAAAACCAACCAACCTTCATCACGGGCCCAATGAACAAGCATTGCAAGAGCAATACTCTTCCCACAGCTAACAGGACCATCCAATACTATCTGCTTTCTAACTTTTGTATCTGAAAATACCAAATCCACAGATAATTTAGTGCATAATCATGCATTATGATCTCAACACCTAATGTATTGACTACATAAAAGGAATGAAACTAAAAGAAATCCTCGTATGAATAGGGAAAGAGAACCACCatgtatttttttcatattgcaATTTATGCCAATAACAATATTAGAAACCACAAACGAACCATTTCTAAAACTAAGGTTATTTATTTTCCAAATATACCCATTCCAACAATCTATATGTTGTGTTTCCAATAGTCATAAGCACGAACCTTTAGTGCTCGACACCAACATTGGTGGATCCACGACTCGACGAAAATTGTCACGGAGATCGAGAAAACTCTGGCGAACAAGCACGGCGGTTCGCATCGAATCCTCGAATTCTTTCACCATTCCAAGCGGCAACCCCTCCGGCAATGCCTCATTCAATTCCTCcattctaaaaataataattaaaaaaaaaaaagcaatttCATGCGAACTCGATCAAATCAAAACCCCATACCCATATTTGCACATCCATACATAGATACAAAGACAGATACGGTTAGGGTTATCATACTTGAACTTGAAGTAAGTGCAGGAATCCTTGCGAGTGAGCTCAGACAACGAAGGCGTGGAAGTGAACAAAGGTTGTCCATTGGGGCCTATATTGAGGGAAGGGTCGTTCTCCTCAGCGGCGAGCCTTCGAGCTCGAGAGCCATCTTCAAAGAGTGCGGCGTCGACATC from Cannabis sativa cultivar Pink pepper isolate KNU-18-1 chromosome 2, ASM2916894v1, whole genome shotgun sequence encodes:
- the LOC115719669 gene encoding uncharacterized protein LOC115719669, translated to MLRSILRRAAATGPIAQPWYLSSTANFSSSKTTKTNVKNEKNRKKSKSKGGDAAAADESAATDVDAALFEDGSRARRLAAEENDPSLNIGPNGQPLFTSTPSLSELTRKDSCTYFKFKMEELNEALPEGLPLGMVKEFEDSMRTAVLVRQSFLDLRDNFRRVVDPPMLVSSTKDTKVRKQIVLDGPVSCGKSIALAMLVHWARDEGWLVFYVPRGWEWTHGGFFYKNPQTGLWDTPVQAEKILKDFLKFNETRLKQLPCQIFDLIPLGEGAGVGWMKDGTDTMAMPEGSSLFDLVDTGIKHTHAAVGVLVHLRRELSVVKDIPVLIAIDQYNSWFTFSEYEEAVTVRSTRPIHARELATVNAFRSMMHDDMMVGAFSHSTAVGKLRQQLPNVPAEARVSLPRYTLDEAASVSHYYMRQRLARRESFSEESWKKIYYLANGNGSEMRWLMPFMR